TCTTTCAACTGTAATATCTATACTAGTTGGAATGGCAACATATGCTATTGCATTAGTTCTGGTGGGAGGTATAGACAGCAGAGATATACAGTCAATGCCGGTTAGAGTAACTAAGTTGATGCCTAAATTTATATTGAGAAAAGTATTTTTAAAGAGAAAACTTCTATGAATGACCATAGAAGTTTTCCTTTATAATTTCATGCATATTTAAAATAAGAATAGTAAAATAGGTTATAATCAAACTTATACCGCATCCATATATGTTTATCCATGGAATGCCTGTAAGTATGTATATTAATACAAGTTCTATAACAGAAGAAATAAGGGAGTTTCTAAGTATTATATTTTGCTTTCCAATGCCATTTAAAATACCGAAAGTGGAAATGGAAACAAATACTACAGGAGCAGATAGTGCAGCAAATTTTATGTAGGAATCAAGATCATATCTTTTATAAAATAATTCTCCCAAATATCCAGACAGGGTAATACATAGTATCATAGTGGCAATGCCCAGAAAAAGAGATATCTTTATTATCTGAGACACCCTATGTTCTATGGCCCAATAATCTCTGTTATTCATTTTTTCAGATAAATCCGGAATCAGCACTATGGACATGGAATTTATAATGGTAATAGGCAGAAAGATTATATTAAGAGCCATACCGTCAAACTTACCTATCATGCTTAAGGCCAGGTTATATTCTATACCGGAGGCTACAAGTCTTCTTGGTACTATTAAAGTGGAAATTGCAGAAAGTGCTGTAGTTAAAAATCCATTCAGACAGAGGGGAAAAGATATAACAAGTACATTAAATAAAAGTTGTATTTTATCTTCATAGTAGGAAGAATTAAATTTTAGTCCTTTCTTTTTAATTCTATACATCATATATAAGATGGCAAAACTTATAAATTCTCCAATGGCTAAAGTCACATAGGCCGCAGTTACAGTACTCCTTATATCCTTCAAGGAAAATAAAGATATTATAATTACTATTAAGGCAATTCTTAAAAATTTTTCGGATATATCTATAATAGCTGGTATTTTTACCTGTGATATTCCATAAAAATAACCTTTAAGTATGGAAGAAAGGGCTATAAAAAATATACCGGGACACATAACTTGAATGGCGTGTATAGCTCTTGGATCCTTTATTATTTTTATTCCTATGTAAGGGGCATTTATAAATATTATACATACTATAAATGTAGCTAATACAGAGTTAAAGGTAAGAGATACATCTATAGAGTTGTTTAAATTATTAAAATCGTCTTTGCTAAAATATACAGCGGCTACTTTGGATAAGGCTGTTACCATACCTCCCGATAGTAGACATACAAATAAGTCGTATACAGGCATTATAAGCCCATAAAGCCCCATGCCCTCTGCACCTAATTTTCTGGATAATATTATAGAAAATATAAATGCAAATACAGAGGTGATTGAATTTGCAAAAATTAAAATAAGTGAACTTTTTAAAAATCGGTCTCTTTTCATAAAAACTCCTGTTTTTAAATTATAGTATTTTTAGATAGAATTATTTAATATTAATAATTATGATGATAACATGCAGTATATTCTTCTTAAATTAATAATTAAGAGGAAAGAATGATTTTTAAATACTCACTCATATGTGTGGATTTTTCTAATATATATTTAGTGATATATATATTTTAAGGAGAGTACTATATATGAAAAAGTTACTAAAATTTTTATCTATAATTGCAGTTGTAATTCTGTCAGGTAGTATGCTTAAATATTATTTCTATAAAACTCATTCAAAAATTAAAATTGAAATAAAAGATGTTACTTTAAGCTGTAACTTAAAATATAGAGGATTAAAAGGTGCGGTAGACTTTGCGAAGGATGAAAAAGGTAATTATTACATAGCCTATAAGAATAGGATACAAATTATAAAAAATCATGGAGAAAGTTATGATATATTGAAGGATTCGAATTTAAATATTTGCAGCCTGGATTATTATAAGGGGAATTTGTACTATTCCTCTGGAGATAAAGTATATGGATATTCTATAGAAGAGGATAAAAATTCCATACTTATAAATGGCATGCCAAATTATGGAGATTATAAAGATAGTTTGGTAAGGATAAGAAATGGATATATGTACATATCCATAGGAGCTGCAACCAATTCCGCAGTAGTAGGAGAGGATAATGTATGGGTAAAGAATAACCTTTATGCTCATGACGTTACTCCAGCAGATATAACCTTAAAAGGTATAAATTTTGGAAAAGAAAAGAGGGGAGCTTTTCAAAGCTATAATACCCAAAGTGTACAGGGGCAGATAGTTCCAAAACATTTTCCAGGGAATGCTTCTATTATAAGATATAACTTAACGAAGGGAAGCAGTGAAACTTTTGCATGGGGAATAAGAAATGTAAATGGAATGGATTTTACAAGTGAAGGTAAATTTATATGTACCCTAGGGGGAATGGAAAATAGAGGGAGCAGACCCGTTATAGGGGATACGGATTATATATATGAAATCAAGAAAGGGGTATGGTATGGGTGGCCAGATTACAGCGGGGGAGATCCTGTTACTTCGCCTAAATTTAAGAGTGTTAAAAATTCTCCTCTGCAATTTATACTGGCCATTCATCCAAATACCAATCCTCCGGCACCTTTATATCAGCATAAAACTGTAGGAACTATGGGTACACTTGCTGTAGATAGAGAAGGAGTTTTATCCCTAAAAAATTGTATATTTTTTTGGGATAAGTCAGATAGTATAATATACAGTTTTAGGGGAATAGGATCGCCTATGGAGGAAATTAAGTTTAACGATAAAACTAATATTTCAAGTATGAGAATATTTAACAAAGAATTATTGGCACTTGACGAAAATAAGGGTTATTTATATAGTATAAACAAAGGCAAAATTGATGAACACATAAAATCGGACAGAAACATTTACCCATATATAATCTTTGTATCAATACTATGTGTTATATTAATTTTAAAAATTCAAATTCAGTAATGAGGAGATTATTTTTTAAATGAAGCATGAAATTGAGAAAACCTATGGAAATGCTGTAAAGAGAATATTTTTTGCAGTAAATCCCATTAAGAAAAAACTTATGAAAACCAATTGTACCGTTCATAAATTCATAATGATACAATCCATTGCAATATTACAAAATGATGGATACCAGGAGGAATATAATTTTTTTAGGAAATATATAAAAGCTTTAAATGCAGGAGTAACCTGGGCGGATCAGGACTTTAAGAGTTCCAATCATTTCTATCATGTAAACAGAGAAAAAGGATTATATGGATTTTCAGATGCACTGACAGAATGTAGAAAATATTATAGTCAGTCCTTACAGCTTTTTAATATTGGTCAAATAGAAAAAGCTTTATTTTATTTCGGTGCATCCTGCCACCTTGTTCAGGATGTCACAGTTCCACATCATGTGAATAATAGGCTTTTAAACAGTCATAGAAAGTTTGAACTCTGGATAATAAGCAGACTTATGACAGATTATTCTTTCATAGCAGAAGATGGAGTTATAATATATGAAAATCTGGAAGATTTTATAAAAAATAATGCTATAATGGCAAATAGTATTTATATAAAAAATAGCAATATAGAGTCTATAAATGAAAAGTATGGTAAAATAGCTTCAGTTATTTTAAAAGAAGCTCAGAGGACTACCGCAGGCTTTATGATTAAATACTATGAAAAAGTAAAAAACTTTAAAATTCTCCCATAAAAGGGAGGATTTTTTATATTTTTCAAGAACATATATAGTGAGGCGGTGCTTCCACTATATTGATAAAGGATAGTGATATAAATGAGTAAAACTATATTCATAAATATGGAGAACCAAATATTCAGAGGAAATTTATTAGATGTGGGGCTTCATAATGAAGGTATAATATATAATGTATATAAGGAATTCAATGATAATATAAATGTAGAATATATAAATGGAAAGGAAGAAGAGGAGAATATAAAAGAGGATTATTATGATAACTGTATATTGTTGTTTTCCTTTAATAAACTATGGCTTAATTTTAAAAAGAAAAATTTTATAAAAGATATCTGTAAGTATTTAAAGGAAGATGGTTTGCTTTATATATGGGATGTAGATAAAGGCTATAATAAAATTTTTAATGGACATGTAAAAATATTAATTCCAGGAGGAAAAATAAAAAAAATAAAAATAAGAGATTTTAATATTTTGAAAAATAATTCTAAAGAAAATACAGTAAAATTATTGGATAAATATTTTAAAATTCTGGATTTGAAAAATTCAGATGGACTTTATTATATAAAAGCACAGAGGAAAAATCCGGTTTAGCTGGATAGAGAAAGGAAGTGAACATATGAAGATACTGTTAACAGCACTTAATTCAAAATTTATTCACAGTAATCTGGCAGTAAGATATTTAAAAGCCTATACTAGAGAACTCCCTTATAATTGTGTTATAAGAGAATTTACTATAAATGACAGGAGAGAAAAGATATTAGAGGAAATTATAGGGGAGAAGCCTGACATAGTGGCTTTTTCCTGTTATATATGGAATATAGAATATATTAAGTCATTAGCTGTACTTATTAAACTTGTAAATCCCTCCATTAAAATATTGTATGGAGGACCTGAAGTATCCTATGACAGCTGTAATATTTTAAAGAATATGGCAGGAGAATATATAATAATGGGGGAAGGGGAAGATACCTACTATGAATTTGTAGAGTTTCAGATAAAGTATTTCAACAAAGGGAAAGAAAATATTGATTCTCAATTTTTTTTGGATTTAAAGGAAATAAAAGGACTCTGCTTTAAATGGCAAGGCAAAATATTTTTAAATGAAGATAGAGAATTAATGGATATGAATAATATAGCATTCCCCTATGAAGAACAGGATAATTTAAAAAATAAAATTGTATATTATGAAGCCAGTAGAGGATGTCCTTTTTCATGTAAATACTGTCTTTCTTCCACTATTCATAAAGTTAGATTTTTAGACATAGAAAGGGTAAAGAGAGAAATTAAATTTTTAATAGATAAAAATATAGCTCTTATAAAATTTGTAGACAGAACTTTTAACTGTAATCCTAAATTCACCCTAGAACTTTGGAAATTTATAATAGGGTGTGATACACAAACCACTTTCCATTTTGAAATTTCTGCAGATATTCTTACGGAAGAGGAAATAGCGTTATTGAAAGAATCCCCAAAGGGAAGAATTCAATTTGAAATTGGAGTTCAAACTACCAATGAAAATGTGTTAAATAATATAAACAGATATGTTAAATTTAAAGATATAAAAGATAAAGTAAAAAAAATTAAAGCAAATAATAATATAAAACAGCATTTAGATTTGATAGCAGGACTTCCAGGGGAAGATTTTAAATCTTTTAAAAAATCCTTTAATGAGGTGTACTCCCTGCAGCCAGAAGAGATCCAAATGGGATTTTTAAAGTTATTAAAAGGCTCCCCTATGAGAGAAGAGGCTATAAAGTGGAAAATGGTGTATTCTCCCTACGCCCCTTATGAAATTCTAAGTACCAATCATATAACCTACGATGAAATTGTAGTTTTGAAAAAAATAGAACATATGGTAGATAAATATTATAATTCTGGAAAGTTTGCAAATATAATAAAGTATTTTATTCGCAAATTTGAACAGGCATTTGATTTTTATTATAGTCTTGCGATGTTTTTTCATGATAAAGGATATTTTAATAGAAGTATATCCTCTGCAGATTACTATAAAGTATTTTTAGAATTTCAGGAAGAATATTTTAATGAAAGCAGTATGGAACTTAAGGAGATAATAAAATATGATTATTTAAAATTCAATAAGAAAAAATGGCTTCCTGGTTTTTTAGTAAGGGAAAGGAGTAAGGAGGAAGAAGATTACATAAAAGAAAAAATTGAAAAAGAAAATATAAAATTATCTAAAAAGTATCATATAGAAAAATTTTTTATAAATGTAGAAAAATTATTAAAGTCATCTGTATTGGAAAAAAAAGAGGGATATGTAATATTTGATGATATGGGAAATAAAGAACTATATTTATTTCATAATATCTGAGGTATCTTTGTTTACATTCATAATAAATTAGGGTATACTGGTGTATATACATTTATTGTGGAGGAGAAAAGATGAATAACAATGTAAGAAAACTTACTTATGCAGGACTTTTAACTGCTTTAGCTATTATAATTCCTACTACTTTTGGATTCTTAAAGATACAAGCAGGACCTTTTACTGCTACACTGGCTTCTCATGTACCTATGTTTTTATCCATGTTTTTGGGCCCTTTTGCAGCAGTAATGGTGGGCATAGGCTCTGTCATTGGATTTTTGATAACCTCACCAGCTGTAATAGCTGCAAGAGCTTGTAGTCATATATTTGTTGGACTAGCAGGTGCCTATATGCTGAAAAGAGGAATTTCTTTTAGAAATGTAGTATTATTTACTTCACCTATACATGCTGTACTTGAAGCCATAGCTGTAATACCTTTTGGATTTACTATGTATAAAGTTCTTGTAGTTATAGGAGCAGGTACGTTTATTCATCATATGGTAGATGGAATCATTGCTGCTGTTATTGTGGGAATACTTGCTAGAAGCTTAAGTTTGAATTTAAAGGAAATATAATATAGTGTAGATATAATTAAAGAACAGTATGTTTTTATGCTGTTCTTTTACTTTTGTAGGTGATGTATTTTATTCTTTGAAATTGTTTTTTTGGTACTCCAAAATTAACTTGTCCAATTTTTTACTGCATTTAACAACTATATCGTCGGTAAGATCTCTTGTTTTCATTAATATGTACAAAGTCTGTTTTAGTTGATTTATTTCTATGTCCAAATTTTTTAAATAAGTTTTCATTATTACATTACTCCTCCAGGAAAAAACTATACTACTTCTATATATTTTAACAGATAATAGATAAATAAACACATCTTTTATTAGTCATTAATATACAATATAATACA
This genomic interval from Clostridium kluyveri contains the following:
- the spoVB gene encoding stage V sporulation protein B gives rise to the protein MKRDRFLKSSLILIFANSITSVFAFIFSIILSRKLGAEGMGLYGLIMPVYDLFVCLLSGGMVTALSKVAAVYFSKDDFNNLNNSIDVSLTFNSVLATFIVCIIFINAPYIGIKIIKDPRAIHAIQVMCPGIFFIALSSILKGYFYGISQVKIPAIIDISEKFLRIALIVIIISLFSLKDIRSTVTAAYVTLAIGEFISFAILYMMYRIKKKGLKFNSSYYEDKIQLLFNVLVISFPLCLNGFLTTALSAISTLIVPRRLVASGIEYNLALSMIGKFDGMALNIIFLPITIINSMSIVLIPDLSEKMNNRDYWAIEHRVSQIIKISLFLGIATMILCITLSGYLGELFYKRYDLDSYIKFAALSAPVVFVSISTFGILNGIGKQNIILRNSLISSVIELVLIYILTGIPWINIYGCGISLIITYFTILILNMHEIIKENFYGHS
- a CDS encoding zinc dependent phospholipase C family protein; translated protein: MKHEIEKTYGNAVKRIFFAVNPIKKKLMKTNCTVHKFIMIQSIAILQNDGYQEEYNFFRKYIKALNAGVTWADQDFKSSNHFYHVNREKGLYGFSDALTECRKYYSQSLQLFNIGQIEKALFYFGASCHLVQDVTVPHHVNNRLLNSHRKFELWIISRLMTDYSFIAEDGVIIYENLEDFIKNNAIMANSIYIKNSNIESINEKYGKIASVILKEAQRTTAGFMIKYYEKVKNFKILP
- a CDS encoding B12-binding domain-containing radical SAM protein; this translates as MKILLTALNSKFIHSNLAVRYLKAYTRELPYNCVIREFTINDRREKILEEIIGEKPDIVAFSCYIWNIEYIKSLAVLIKLVNPSIKILYGGPEVSYDSCNILKNMAGEYIIMGEGEDTYYEFVEFQIKYFNKGKENIDSQFFLDLKEIKGLCFKWQGKIFLNEDRELMDMNNIAFPYEEQDNLKNKIVYYEASRGCPFSCKYCLSSTIHKVRFLDIERVKREIKFLIDKNIALIKFVDRTFNCNPKFTLELWKFIIGCDTQTTFHFEISADILTEEEIALLKESPKGRIQFEIGVQTTNENVLNNINRYVKFKDIKDKVKKIKANNNIKQHLDLIAGLPGEDFKSFKKSFNEVYSLQPEEIQMGFLKLLKGSPMREEAIKWKMVYSPYAPYEILSTNHITYDEIVVLKKIEHMVDKYYNSGKFANIIKYFIRKFEQAFDFYYSLAMFFHDKGYFNRSISSADYYKVFLEFQEEYFNESSMELKEIIKYDYLKFNKKKWLPGFLVRERSKEEEDYIKEKIEKENIKLSKKYHIEKFFINVEKLLKSSVLEKKEGYVIFDDMGNKELYLFHNI
- a CDS encoding ECF transporter S component; its protein translation is MNNNVRKLTYAGLLTALAIIIPTTFGFLKIQAGPFTATLASHVPMFLSMFLGPFAAVMVGIGSVIGFLITSPAVIAARACSHIFVGLAGAYMLKRGISFRNVVLFTSPIHAVLEAIAVIPFGFTMYKVLVVIGAGTFIHHMVDGIIAAVIVGILARSLSLNLKEI
- a CDS encoding aspartyl-phosphate phosphatase Spo0E family protein; translated protein: MKTYLKNLDIEINQLKQTLYILMKTRDLTDDIVVKCSKKLDKLILEYQKNNFKE